The sequence cgcttgcttgctttctttcacCACCaacctgcctttcttctttttctagaagGTGTATCATGTGCATaggtccttcccttctccttctgagcATTTGGTCCTAAGCCACTGGGTGGACCACAGGAAGGGAAGGGtctgtacagaggagcctggtgggggttGAGGGTCAGAGCCAGAGAGGAGAGTGCGTTGGGGAGGGTGGTGATGGGGTGAGGAGGACAGGCGGCCTGGTGCAGTGAGTCAAAGCCCAGAGCGGGCAAGATGTCCACATGCACAGAGTTGGGAGCCTGGCATGGGTGGTTCAGTTGGAGCTGGAGTTCCTAACCCAAGCACAGTGAAGAGGAAGGGCGTTCACACAGGGGTGAGGCTTTGGGCCTGGTGTCAAAGCAGGATGAGGAGGGCGCTCAGTCGGGAGTGGGAGCGGCCCAGGGAGGAAGTCGGAGACCACGCGGAGTAAAGTGTCCTCCTGTGTGGATGGCTCAGAATGAGATGGCTAGGCAGAGTGAGGAGGGCATCCTCACAGGTCCCCTGAAAAAAAGCAGGTCACCAAAGACCACATAAAGTATGACTTGATTTGTGAAATGTCCACATAAGGCAAATCTATACACagaaaagtagattagtggttgtctgGGGCTGGGGAGATTGGGGAGTAAAAGGGGAGTGATCACTAATGTGTGCAGGGCAACTTtgaagtgataaaaatgttctggaaacGGTGGTGATGGTTTTAAGATTATAACAAAAACCATTGAACTGTTAAGCTTCAGCTTAATTTTTTAACTGTATGCTTTAAATGGACGAACTCTATGCtaagtgaattatatctcaataaagctaaaatTAAAGCACACTATTTCCTCAAAACATTAAGCTGACTGGAGTGAAATCTGATTAAAGCGATACTGACTACAGTACTCCTTTTTTGATAAACTATTAGCTAATACCATCAAAGCTTTACAGCAATCATTTCAACTAATGTGAATAATCAAATATAACAATGGTTTGGATGGCAAAGACAACATAGTATTAGCAATGTCCTCAACCAACTTCCACTACCTTTTCTATTACTATTCAATTAAAAGGATAACATTATCAAGCCAAGCAATTCTGTTGCCAATTTGTTTTTGCCAAACACTACATTTACAGTGGATGCAAAGAGCAATACTGTTGGTTAAAAGGCTTAAAAATTCTACTTCCTAGGGTTGAAATTTGGTATATTAAGTATATGGTTGCAAAAAAATTTTCTTACTTCAGATGCCAAAGTAATTaagaaattttgtatttttaagagaatGCCATTAAAAATAACCATTATAGAAATGACCCTTAAGTTTAAAATATAACAGATACTTAGTactgtcgttcagtcactaagtcatgtcagactctttgcagcctcgtggactacagcacaccagggttctctgtccttcacattttttggagtttgctcaaactcatgcccattgagtcggtgatgccatccaaccatctcatcctctgtcgccccttctcctgccttcaatctttcccagcatgagggtcttttccaatgagctggttctttgcatcaggtggccaaagtactggagtttcagcttcaacatcagtccttccaatgaatagtcagggttgatttcctttaggattgactggtttgatctcctcgcagtccaagggactaccaagagtcttctccagtatcacagttcaaaagcatcagttcttgggcactcagccttctttatggtccaactcatatccatacatgactactggaaaaaccatagatttgactatatgcacctttgttggtaaagtgatgttactgctttttaatatgctgtctaggtttgtcatagcttttcttccaaggagcaagtatcttttaatttcatgactgcagtcaccatctgcagtgattttggagccccagaaaataaaatctgtcactgtttccattgattccccatctattgccaggaagtgacgggaccggatgccgtgatcttcattttttgaatgctgagtttcaagtcagacttttcactctcctttttcatcctaatcaagaagctctttagttcctcttcactttctgctattaagAGTGGTgacatctgcttatctgaggttatttctcctgacaatcttgattctaccttgagcttcatccagcccagcatttcacatgatgtactctgcatataagttaaataagcagagtgacaatatagtcttgacatactcctttcccaattttgaaccagtccattgttcatgtccagttctaattgttgcttcttgacctgcatacagatttctcaggaggcaggcaaggtggtctggtattcccatctctttaagaattttccacaattggttgtgacccacacagtcaaaggcttccagcgtagtcaatgaagcagaagtagacatttttctggaattcccttgcttttcctatgatccaacggatgttggcaatttgatccctggttctactgccttttctaaatccagcttgtacatctggaagttctagttTCCCGTACTGcttaagcctagcttgaagggttttgagcattacctggctagcatgtgaaatgagtacaattgtttggcattgcccttccttggACCGGAATGAAAACaacttttccagtccagtggccactgctgagtttttcaaatttgctggcatgttgcgtgtagcactttaacagtgtCACcggttaggatttgaaatagctcagttggaattccatcacctccactagctttgttcgtataatgcttcttaaggcccacttgatttcatactccaggatgtttggctctaggtgagtgaccacaccttcGTGGTtacccaggtcattaagaccttttttgtgtagttttgtGCTCTCtaggcacctcttcttaatctcttctgcttctattagatccTTGCTGGTTTTGtctttcattgtgcccatctttgcatgaaatgttcccttgatatctccagttctcttaaagagatatctagtctttcccattctattatttttcctctatttctttgcattgttcacttaagaccttcttacctctccttgctattttctggaattctgcattcagttgggtgttaCCTTTCTCGTCTCTCCTttcctcagcctttttttttttttttggagatggttttggccactgcctcctgtacaatgttacgaacttTCATCCAGAGTGCTTCAggcactctaccagatctaatcccttgaatctattcatcacctccactgtataatcataaaggatttgatttagctcatatcTCAGTGGTATTCatttaacatttaataaatgttgaatgaatctaaagtaatttaacttttaaataaaaactttaaagtcaCTATCAATAAACAcaatttcatgtattttcatcCTAGTCTTTactattcaattttatttatcttcaacAATGTACAGCAATCAAGTGGATTTGTAGATAACTAATACTTTACTGTATAATGCAGAAACATATATTTGAGAACAAATTAGCATATCCAAGAGAAAGAAGATTACAGCTCACTACTGGAATCTTTCAGGAATCATAATGGTATAGTTAAAACTACCCATTTAAGAATTTCAGCATAAAAGACATATATAAACATTTGACTTTGTACAAAACTGGCCATTTTATGTACTTGAACCAAAGGTATGAACTCCTGTATTAAGGTGTATGCAATTTAACATTTATCTTTGGCATCTATgggattttgtttcctttatgcCAGTAGTTATCAATTTCATTAATGTACTGGGGATCCAGTACAGTCCAAGTAACTTTCATTAGAGTACAGGATGAGAAATTGGGACCAAAATGATTCCAGGtttataagtaaaatttttaagttccaaaaaaaaaaaaaaatcacagaaaaaaaccTGGAAGAAAACAGTCTGGATTCTATTGGCAGGTAAATTCCATGAAAAGGAGGCAATTTCTGCTCACTGCTTTACTCCTAGAGCCTAGAATAATGCCTGAAACACAGAACAGCAGTCCCCAAGCTTTTCGGCACCAGGGATGGAGTGGggttgtggaagacaatttttccacagatcagggtacagggtgggggtggggacatgGTTTCTGTATGATTCAAAAGTATTACACtgactgtgcactttatttctattgttattacatcATCTGCACCTTAGATCATCAGGtattagatcccggaggttggAGACCGCTGACACAGAAGACACTCACAGCTCTTGAAATGAGGTAAAACATGCATAACATCTCCATTAACCTTAGCAAGGGATAAAAAAAACTTCAAGTTACAACATGCACAGAACAGAAGATAAAGttgtaaaatactttttattgtaAAAACAGAGTCAATAGAGGTTGACAACATAAATGTTATCTCAGAACATTTCCCCTTGGTTCTTGGATTTCCTAGGTTCCCATGTACCACCAAGTCTCCATTAGCACATGCCAGGTTTTATGGTTCTTTTCAGATATGTTTATTGATTATGTGTAAATATTGCTTAGAAACAAAAGTCCATatgatattaaaacaaacaaaatacctgCTGTGCCTTTCTTTCACATTTCCTACAGGGAGACCTATCTCAGGTGCTTTCACAATTTAAAAGTTAAGTTAGCGCCTTAACCAAACCAAAGAATCCTCTGTCACAAATTATTAAATCAAACCTCTCATGACATTTCCCATACATCCagatttaaagattttaaaacaaaatgaatttagaatttaaaacaaacttcaggctgatttttcatatttgaaagaCTATTTGCAGCatacaaatggagagagtagtgCAAAACGCATCAAGTTTTATATGATAAATATACTTTCAACCTAATGGCTGCCTCAAAAGCAAAGAGTGAAAAATTATCCCTTCTCAAAAGCAATctagatggactcaataaagttCACAATTTAGAAAGATCAACTGCTACTCTATTTCCATAGATTGCAAAATGATTTCAGAAACATATTAAAACATACCATtgttttacaaaaatagaaatattatttgggactttacaaaattttataaaatataacactATATTTGTAAATTCGAGATAGTTTCACACTGAAATAGAAAATACTTCCACAGATATGAAGTCTATCAAACTTAACTGGTCTGTGCTGACCATCCTCCTACATTATTTCTTCCAAATCTTTAACTATTATCTGTGCTCTAGcgtgagatttttttaaagagattgtttatatttcaagaaattgtataagatttttcatttttgaaataatgtTAAAGCAGATGAATTTATACCTAAAAATGTGTCAGTGGAAATAATGCAATGACCATTTGCCCTTGGTAAATTTCAAACCAAACTCCTAAGAATGGCAATTATAATTTGGTACCTatagaaagtaaaaatataataacaataatattttatgaaaaaatattcatacaGAATGAAGGACCTCAAAATTTAGTTACTTGTAGGTGTCAAATGAGAAGCATTTCCTAATTACACCCATCTATAACATTCATTTTATCACCTCAGAAAGCACCAGtgtacttttaaaacaaaactaaaaagtgaGAAGGTAGGGGCTTATTTCATGCAACAGTGCTATTATGATAAGGCACCACCTGGTATATGAAAAAGTCAAAGTATTtccaaaacatgtatttctgttaCTGGTATCTTAACCTTTAGATAGGATGGTTAGAAAAAAGCTAATAACATAATTCACTAACCACATCTTACTCCTTTCTCCATCAttctttgcttttagtttttccaTATAACAGAACATATAATAAACAACAATGCAGCACATGATATGTTAAACATCTCTTCCCAACCATCCAAGAAAGTAGTCTAGaattaaaacaagaaaccaaacatTTGTCTGATATATTTGCAATAGCCTATCCCTGTAGAAGAACAGGGAGCTGGGGGAGGTAAGGAGAggttgtggggggagggggatgatAACAGGACCTATTTTCTATAGAGTATACTGAGGCACATAGGTTGAAAATTTCTCAGGCAAATTCATGGCAAGAGCAAAATGGAGAGAAAGCTCAGAATTTTACATTCCCCCAGAGCTGATTTCTCAGACAGTCACACCcgattaaatatttcaaaatatgccCTTAGTCActgctatcatcatcatcatcatcatcagatACGTCATTTAAAGGCGGCTTCAGTGACTGACTGTAAGAGTCTGATCTAGCAGGCTGGCACGTGGCCATGTCCCCAGTAGAAAGCAGGTCATAGCAGAAGTCACAAATCCGCACAGGCTTAGAGGACTGGCTGGGAAGAAGAAATCTCTTTTCAGAGCAGGGCCCACAGACAACAAAACCACATTTGCGGCAATGGTGACGACGATTAACAGGTGTGAATTTTGCTTTCTGACAACGCATACATACAGTTGCCTCAGAGTCAGGAACCCAGACGGCAGCATGTTCATTACTGGGTGTCTTCCCACTTTTGGAGAGTAAATCAGTGacacatttatttatatgattCATCCATTCTGACTTCTCAGTGGCAGTGGCAGCATAAACTGCAAATGATTTCGTTGGTGTCTTGATCAGCCATCCATTCCTCAAGTCTCCCTCATCTTTGATGGAATCAATTGTGACATTTTCCAGGGGAATAATATgttgtttgttatattttttcttctggatGACAATATTGCCATATACAAGAATAtcattaaataagaaaaactgcCTTGCTTTGGGCTTTTTCCTGCACAACTTAGTCAATACGCCTTCGCCAATAAGAACACGTCCAGGTATAGTTAAGGGTTGGCCAGCTGCTCCAAAACAGTTTTCTACTATATTTATACGTCTAGTATTTGCTTCACTATTTGCCAAGCGATCCACCATCTTTTGCTAATAgccttaaaagagagagagagagaaattaaattagcacatacaaattataaattcatgtaagttttaaaaactgacatCATCTAAATTTAATCTAACAAATCATACTTTTACCCCAAAGCAAAGTTCTCCAATTGTTTCTAAAATAATCACTAAGCACACCAAAAGAGCTAACATCTCTCGATTTTTATAATCATCAAAAACACTATTCACCACCTCAACGTATGTACCAGACTAGTTAAGGTATTTATGAAAGAATAAACTTCCTACAGACATAAAACAACaattagaaaattaatataaGTCATCAGGTCCATAAAATTTAATCTCAGAGGTATTAAACAAGAGGgtcaaatattatattaatataaactaAGAAAAATGACTAATTTTTCCAGTAAACTCTTACCACTGAGCTATAGCCTCAGTTCTCTCACCTGATTACCAGAATGGTTTCCCAACACATCTCACTGCCTGCGGTCTTGCCCCTTAAATCAATCTTCAGGCAATAATTTCACAAAAGCAAATCTGATCATGCCATTACTCAAAATTACTCCCCTTAACCTATAAAATGCAGAATCTTTAGGATGGCATAAAGCCCTTCATTATCTGGTTCTTGCTTATCTTCCCAGACTCATCCTAAGTCACTCTTTACCTCAAATCCTATGTTCTAAGAAAACCCTATCACTGGCAGTCACTTCAACGACACAGATCATCTCTCATGCTGCTGCATCCTTTACTAttcacttccctggtagctcagatggtaaagcatctgcctacaatgcaggagacctgggttcgatccctgggtcgggaagatcccctggagaaggaaatggcaacccactccagtattcttgcctggaaaatcccatggatggaggatcctggtaggctacagtccatggggtcgcaaagagtcggacacaactgagcgacttcacttcacttcacccccagctaactcttcagttcagttcagtcactgagtcatgtccgactctttgcgaccctatgaatcacagcacgccaggcctccctgtccatcactaactcccggagtttactcaaattcatgcccatcgagtcagtgatgccatccagccatctcatcctctgtcgtccccttctcctcctgcccccaatccctcccagcatcagggtcttttccagcgagtcaactctttgcatgaggtggtcaaagtattggagtttcagcttcagcatcagtccttccaatgaacacccagaactgatctcctttaggatggactggttggatctccttcaagtccaagggactttcaagagtcttctccaacaccacagtccaaaagcatcaattcttcggcgctcagctttcttcacagcgtATCCTTCAAAACTCAGTTTAGGTTATCATGCCtactccaggaagccttccttaaaCTCAGTTAGACTAAACACCTTCCTCTGTGCTCTTCATATTCTCTGTACCTTCTGGACTTACTCTTGTGGAAGGACTGAAATTTGTCTTCTCCATAGGCTGCAATGGAAACTAAAAGGCACAAACCATCTGATATCTACCTTTGAAACTCACGTCTTCTGGCACAGCAAAAGTGCTTAAAAATGTTGACAAGAACATCTTAGCAATATGCAAAACCCACATTAATCTAATTTTAAATGAGCATAGATTTAAGCACTAGATCtaatttttcccccaattttggGTCCTTATAAAGCCTTCTTGCCTTCCACAAGGGTGGACTCTGCCCTGAAAGTTATTCCCAAGAATTAATGACAATGCATGGCTCCAAACTGTGATGGCCTCTCTTTCTAATTAGGGCAAATCTGCCAGCCAGTTAAAAGTCTACTGTCTTACACACAAGTGcatcacagaagaggaaataaaaaacagtaaacATACAAAGAGGctcaattccatttataattaaataagcaaataaaacattaggatattttttcattcagcagattaacaaaatttttaaaatttcttagaaGTAATACTATTAAGGATATAGGGAAACAGTTACCCTCATACACTACAGAAAATATGTGTACCTGTAGATCCAGGTGCTTAAAAGAAACTGACTTAAGTGCATAAAGATATGTACAGCGATTTTCAATACAGCActgtaacaggaaaaaaaaaaggaaaagctccaaatgtttaaaaaaaggaattggcTGAACAAATATGCTAAATATCTGTTAAGAATGTGACAGATCTAAATACAGTGATAT is a genomic window of Cervus elaphus chromosome 21, mCerEla1.1, whole genome shotgun sequence containing:
- the PLEKHF2 gene encoding pleckstrin homology domain-containing family F member 2, producing MVDRLANSEANTRRINIVENCFGAAGQPLTIPGRVLIGEGVLTKLCRKKPKARQFFLFNDILVYGNIVIQKKKYNKQHIIPLENVTIDSIKDEGDLRNGWLIKTPTKSFAVYAATATEKSEWMNHINKCVTDLLSKSGKTPSNEHAAVWVPDSEATVCMRCQKAKFTPVNRRHHCRKCGFVVCGPCSEKRFLLPSQSSKPVRICDFCYDLLSTGDMATCQPARSDSYSQSLKPPLNDVSDDDDDDDSSD